TTTAGCGACTGCCTTAAGCGGATCCGGCCCAGCTTATTTTTACTTATTGGTTAAATTATTAATAGAAGCGGGCATTAAGTTGGGGCTAAAACCCGACATTTCAGAGAAACTTGTAAAACAAACCCTTTTTGGTTCAGCGAAGATGATTAAGGAGATTAAAAAAAGCCCCGAAGAACTAATAAAAATGGTGGCTTCTCCTGGAGGAACAACCGAAGCAGCATTGAAGGTTTTTGAAAAATTTAATTTGAAGAAAGGGGTTGTTGAGGCGGTCAGAAAAGCAGAAAGTAGGGCGATTGAACTTGGAGAAAGGAAGATTAACTAATTGTGGCAAGAAGTGCGATGCAGTTTGTAAATTTAGTTTTTACAGTATATATTTGGTTAATAATTATAAGAGTAATTCTTTCGTGGTGTCCTGTTTTATCGGGAGAGTTTTTTAAATTATTTTGCCGTTTTGTTTATGATGCAACTGAACCAACTCTGGCTTTTTTTAGAAAAATACTGCCGTCAATGGTTGTTGGTTCAATGGGGCTTGATCTTTCTCCGATAATTGTCATATTTGTTCTCCAATTTTTACGTTGGCTTATTTTAACAATTATCGGGCAATTTTTTATATATATTTAATCAATCAACATAAAGGAGGAGACGGGAATGAGACTTACCCCTTTAGACATCCACAATAAAGAATTTAGAAGAGCCATTAGAGGTTACAATGAAGAGGATGTAGACGTTTTTCTTGATAAGATAGCCGAAGAGCTCGAATTACTTTACAAAGAGAATAATGATATGAAGGAAGAGTTGGAAAAGATAAATGAGAAGATTAAACAATATGAAAACATTGAGCAAACTCTTCAAAATACATTGTTAACGGCTCAAAAATCTGCAGAGGAAGTACAGGCAAATTCAAAAAAAGAAGCTGAGTTGGTAATTAAAGATGCGGTGCTGAAAGCTCGGGAGATAATTCAGGATGCTGTAAACGAGAAACGGGAAAGTGAAACTAATTTAAAAATATTAAAGCAAGCTGAAGAAGAATTCAGGATGAGATTTAAGTCCGTTCTCGAATCTTATCTAAACGTTTTAAACGAAACTGAAGGAATTGAAGAAATAGAGAAAAAAGTTAAAGAATTAGAAGAATTTAAAAAAGAAAATTTAGTTGAAGAATCAAGTGAGTTGGCGACTGAAGAGTTTGCAGAAGAAAACGATGAATTGCTTGATCAGCCAAGTGAAGAAAAGGTTGTAATTAACGAAGAGCCGGAAGAGGCTTTTGAGTCACTTACAAAGAAAGAGGGAGAAGAAGACAAAATCGAAGAAGAAACTCAAAAAACAGAAGCTGACGAAGAAGCAGAAGAAGAGACTCAAAAAGAAGCCGAAGAAGAGAGCAAAACCAAAAAAAAATCTTCAAAAAAAACTGAAGACGAAGACGAATCAAATGAAATTAAAACCGTAGAGATTCCCTCCTTTTTAAAAGAAGGGCCAAGAGAAGATTTTTTAAATAATAAGAATAATGATATTGAGGAGATTTCATAAGATTAATGCCGGAAATTAATGAACGAGAAGAAGGTGTCGTTTTAACCGTTTGGGTTCAGCCTCGTTCTTCTCGGGCTGGAATAGTTGGCATTCAAAGAGACGCATTAAAGATTAAAGTTTGTTCGCCATCTCAAGAAAATAGAGCAAATAAAGAAACTATAGAGATTTTAGCTGACTTTTTTAAAATACCAAAATCAAAAATATCAATATTATCTGGAAAAACTTTCCGTCGTAAAAAAGTTCTGCTTTATGGAAAAAAATGTGATGATATATTGAAAACTATCGAACAGTTTTAATTTAATTATTTGCTATTAGGTAAACAGGGCCCCGACATTGTTTGACATCCCATTTAACCTATGTTAATTTTGGTAAAATCAAAGCTAAATGATGTATTTTGTTTTAATTAAAAGATAGATTTGATAAATTTTAGAATCTGTTTTAATAAAAGTCATTTTAGCCGACAATTGGGGCAGGGTTATTAAGATGTATTTGATTACGAAAATATCGATAATGAGGTTTATGAATGGATTATAAAAAAACGTTAAATCTTCCTAAAACTAAATTTTCAATGAAGGCAAATTTAGTCCAGAAAGAGCCCGAGATTTTAAAATTATGGGACGAAATTGATATTTATAAACTGGTAAATAAAAAAACATCCGGTAGACCTTCGTTTGTTCTGCATGACGGGCCTCCTTATGCAAATGGTGATATTCATTTAGGGCACACCATTAATAAAGTTTTGAAGGATATCATCGTTAAATACAAATCTATGAAAAATTTTTATAGTCCCTTTGTCCCTGGTTGGGATTGTCATGGTCAACCCATTGAGCATAATGTTGAGAAGAGTTTGGGTTCCAAAAAAAGTGAAATAAATCAGGTCCAACTAAGAAAACTTTGTAAAGAATATGCTTTAAAATTTGTTAAACGGCAAGCTGAACAGTTTAAAAGATTAGGCATACGGGGAGATTTCGAAAATCCATATTTAACTTTAAGACCACTTTATGAAGCAACAAATATTGAGGTTTTTGGAAAGCTTTATGAAGAAGGATATATTTATAAAGGGAAAAAACCAATTCACTGGTGCTATCATTGTGAGACGGCTTTGGCAGAAGCTGAAATTGAATATGATGACGAAAAATCACCATCAATTTATGTTAAATTTCCCTTTAAGAGCGATTTTGCTAAACTTTCTGATTATCGTTTACCGAAATATTTTTTAATCTGGACTACAACTCCCTGGACATTGCCTGCAAATGTGGCGATAGCTGTTAATCCTAAACTTGAATATGCTGCGGTAGAAGTTGGTGGCGAGATTTATATTTTAGCCAATGACCTAATTAAAGGGGTTCTTTCCAAAGCTGGAATTTCACATTTTAAGGTATTAAAAACTTTTACGGGTTGTGAGTTAGAAAATTTAGTATGTTTACATCCTTTCCAGCCGTGGGATTCGAAAGTTATCTTGGCTGATTTTGTAGCTTTGGATACTGGAAGCGGTTGTGTTCATATTGCACCCGGTCATGGGCAGGAAGATTACCA
This is a stretch of genomic DNA from Candidatus Oleimmundimicrobium sp.. It encodes these proteins:
- a CDS encoding YggT family protein, with translation MARSAMQFVNLVFTVYIWLIIIRVILSWCPVLSGEFFKLFCRFVYDATEPTLAFFRKILPSMVVGSMGLDLSPIIVIFVLQFLRWLILTIIGQFFIYI
- a CDS encoding DivIVA domain-containing protein; the encoded protein is MRLTPLDIHNKEFRRAIRGYNEEDVDVFLDKIAEELELLYKENNDMKEELEKINEKIKQYENIEQTLQNTLLTAQKSAEEVQANSKKEAELVIKDAVLKAREIIQDAVNEKRESETNLKILKQAEEEFRMRFKSVLESYLNVLNETEGIEEIEKKVKELEEFKKENLVEESSELATEEFAEENDELLDQPSEEKVVINEEPEEAFESLTKKEGEEDKIEEETQKTEADEEAEEETQKEAEEESKTKKKSSKKTEDEDESNEIKTVEIPSFLKEGPREDFLNNKNNDIEEIS
- a CDS encoding DUF167 domain-containing protein — its product is MPEINEREEGVVLTVWVQPRSSRAGIVGIQRDALKIKVCSPSQENRANKETIEILADFFKIPKSKISILSGKTFRRKKVLLYGKKCDDILKTIEQF